In the Natronolimnobius baerhuensis genome, one interval contains:
- a CDS encoding metal ABC transporter substrate-binding protein: protein MDRTRRSVLRSSASVGAGAVALGGLAGCLSEPDTGRDPDGGYAAFFALWDWTEQISGDQMDFENPVSTGEMGHGWDPQSDLIADIASTEVFVYLDTPEFSWAQNVAADLESDYDHITLIDAMDGLESELLPAAGGDGHDHDDGDDHDDHDDHDHDGDDHDEYDGDPADVSIAEFQLINRQTGNDAASWHNDHWHQGLPDVPVDSYGAVGAVVEDDEGRVLPLGEGDPFSLEARIVDGATEGLVDIDSHGDHLEFHGLETGRTRVIFELVADGDVVWDSSADTLTLEVVDELDESEVPEFYDPHVWTDPMLVQEMVTTIADGLAELDPDNAETYQDNADTYSERLEDVHEQFQTVVAEAERDVAVLAGHDSFQYLEQRYGFDVHTPSPISPDADLTPGDLADTIELIDEEAIETILYDPFDANEGEMPREAEHLLENSMATDAVPISPTEGTTAEWNEQDWGWVEQMEELNIPSLRAALGAE, encoded by the coding sequence ATGGACCGAACACGCCGTTCAGTACTGCGCTCGAGTGCGAGCGTCGGTGCAGGTGCCGTTGCACTCGGCGGGCTCGCGGGGTGTCTGAGCGAGCCGGATACTGGACGTGATCCTGACGGCGGCTATGCAGCATTTTTCGCTCTCTGGGATTGGACCGAACAGATTTCTGGCGACCAAATGGACTTCGAGAACCCTGTGAGTACGGGCGAGATGGGACATGGTTGGGATCCACAGAGCGATCTCATCGCCGACATCGCTTCCACGGAAGTGTTCGTCTATCTCGACACACCCGAGTTCTCGTGGGCACAGAACGTCGCCGCTGACCTCGAGAGCGATTACGATCACATCACGCTGATTGACGCGATGGACGGCCTCGAGTCGGAACTGTTGCCGGCTGCTGGAGGGGATGGCCACGACCACGACGATGGTGACGACCACGACGACCACGACGACCACGACCACGATGGTGACGACCACGACGAGTACGACGGTGACCCAGCGGACGTCTCGATTGCGGAGTTCCAACTCATCAATCGCCAGACGGGCAATGACGCCGCCTCCTGGCACAACGACCACTGGCATCAGGGGCTGCCTGACGTCCCAGTCGACAGCTACGGTGCCGTCGGCGCAGTCGTCGAAGACGACGAGGGACGCGTCCTGCCACTCGGCGAGGGCGACCCGTTCTCGCTCGAGGCCCGCATCGTCGACGGTGCAACTGAGGGACTCGTCGATATCGACTCTCATGGCGACCACCTCGAGTTCCACGGCCTCGAGACGGGCCGAACGCGCGTTATTTTCGAACTCGTCGCAGACGGCGACGTCGTCTGGGATTCGAGCGCCGATACGCTCACACTCGAGGTTGTCGACGAACTCGACGAGAGTGAGGTTCCGGAGTTTTACGATCCACACGTCTGGACCGATCCGATGCTCGTCCAGGAGATGGTCACGACAATTGCGGACGGCCTCGCCGAACTCGACCCGGACAACGCCGAAACGTATCAGGACAACGCCGACACCTACAGCGAGCGTCTCGAGGACGTCCACGAGCAGTTCCAGACGGTCGTCGCAGAAGCTGAACGCGACGTTGCCGTCCTCGCCGGCCACGACTCGTTCCAGTATCTCGAGCAGCGATACGGGTTCGACGTTCATACGCCGTCCCCGATTTCGCCGGATGCGGACCTAACGCCCGGTGATCTGGCCGATACCATCGAACTGATTGACGAGGAAGCAATCGAGACGATTCTGTACGATCCGTTCGACGCGAACGAAGGCGAGATGCCTCGAGAAGCTGAACACTTACTCGAGAACAGTATGGCGACCGACGCCGTCCCGATCAGCCCCACTGAGGGAACGACTGCAGAGTGGAACGAACAGGACTGGGGCTGGGTCGAGCAGATGGAGGAGTTGAACATTCCATCACTGCGGGCAGCACTTGGAGCTGAGTAG
- a CDS encoding YhjD/YihY/BrkB family envelope integrity protein, with translation MATTAGDAVSFGKSIVAGIQAKKVPFMAASLAYQAFISLLPLLVLVFFLVTIVGDEQFASQTTAATEGFLPESGQLLIEEAIEDSPATAGSTLIGLVILLWGSLKIFRGLDTAFSEIYESDDKGSFVSQLQDALLVLGTIGGALIAAVVASLVLAFFPDIPFIGIVQPLFLVVILSAAFFPMYYFFPDVGVAKREVIPGVLVAAVGWTILQSLFSVYVSFAGDSEAAGPIGAILLLLTWLYFGSMILLVGGVVNAIGAGRIEIPDDDNDDLPGIPDSDRPPFVDDARRTHERLERSLESVTRERDLLQNDLRAQRQRRYHLEDRLKRLETERESIARERDRLEAENVRLRQRLDVAEETSGWRWVARQALAHVRTIRIGTTKQD, from the coding sequence ATGGCCACGACCGCCGGAGACGCCGTCTCGTTCGGGAAGTCGATTGTTGCAGGGATTCAAGCGAAGAAGGTGCCGTTTATGGCTGCGAGTCTCGCGTATCAGGCGTTTATCTCACTCCTGCCGTTGCTCGTCTTGGTCTTTTTCCTCGTGACGATTGTGGGCGACGAGCAGTTTGCGTCCCAGACCACCGCAGCGACGGAAGGGTTCTTGCCCGAAAGCGGGCAGTTGCTGATCGAGGAGGCAATCGAAGACTCGCCCGCGACTGCGGGGTCGACGCTCATTGGCCTCGTTATCCTGCTCTGGGGGTCGCTGAAAATCTTCCGCGGGCTCGACACAGCGTTTTCAGAGATCTATGAGTCCGACGACAAGGGCTCGTTTGTCTCACAGCTCCAGGACGCACTGCTCGTGCTCGGAACGATTGGCGGTGCCCTGATCGCTGCCGTTGTCGCGAGTCTCGTGCTCGCGTTCTTCCCTGACATTCCGTTCATCGGGATTGTGCAACCGCTCTTTCTCGTCGTCATCCTCTCGGCTGCGTTCTTCCCGATGTACTACTTTTTCCCCGACGTCGGCGTTGCCAAACGTGAAGTCATCCCCGGTGTCCTCGTCGCCGCCGTCGGCTGGACGATACTGCAGTCGCTGTTTAGCGTCTACGTCTCGTTTGCCGGAGACTCCGAGGCTGCAGGCCCGATTGGAGCCATCTTGCTCTTGCTCACCTGGTTGTACTTCGGGTCGATGATCCTGCTCGTCGGCGGCGTCGTCAACGCAATTGGGGCTGGCCGCATCGAGATTCCAGACGATGACAACGACGACTTGCCCGGTATTCCCGACTCGGATCGCCCACCGTTCGTCGACGACGCCCGGCGCACACACGAGCGTCTCGAGCGCTCACTCGAGTCTGTAACGCGCGAGCGTGACCTTCTCCAGAACGACCTGCGCGCACAGCGCCAGCGCCGGTATCATCTCGAGGACCGACTCAAACGACTTGAGACCGAACGCGAATCGATAGCGCGCGAGCGTGACCGACTCGAGGCGGAGAACGTCCGGTTGCGACAGCGACTCGATGTTGCCGAGGAGACCTCGGGGTGGCGCTGGGTCGCCCGGCAGGCGCTTGCACACGTCCGGACGATTCGAATCGGGACGACCAAACAGGACTAA
- the hemE gene encoding uroporphyrinogen decarboxylase encodes MKELFIRAAQGERTERPPVWMMRQAGRYLPEYRDLREDYSFLEAISTPEVAAEISLQPWERFQPDGVVMYSDILTVLEPLGFSYHLESGVGPVVENPVEEPADTARERGDVREELWYVGDLLERLTDELGSQAAVLGFSGGPFTLGAYVCEGTPSRSFMAIRRLRAEHPEAFERLLQAFTDIIVEYVTYQVESGADAIQLFDTYAGLLSPADYREFLLPLHQEILEAVDVPTIIFARNMSGNLELLAESGADVVGLDWTVDITQDHDALEDVAIQGNLDPALLYGDPADVRERTLEVIDAAGRDGHILNLGHGVDRKTPVENVEAFFETATQYDADGENSL; translated from the coding sequence ATGAAAGAGCTGTTCATCAGGGCGGCCCAGGGCGAGCGGACGGAACGCCCCCCGGTGTGGATGATGCGCCAGGCCGGACGCTATCTCCCCGAGTACCGCGACCTCCGGGAAGACTACTCATTTCTCGAGGCGATTTCAACGCCAGAGGTCGCTGCCGAAATCTCCCTCCAGCCTTGGGAGCGGTTCCAGCCCGACGGCGTCGTCATGTACTCCGATATTCTGACCGTCCTCGAGCCATTGGGCTTTTCCTATCACCTCGAGTCCGGCGTCGGCCCGGTCGTCGAAAACCCGGTCGAGGAACCTGCAGACACGGCCCGCGAACGCGGCGACGTCCGCGAGGAACTGTGGTACGTCGGCGACCTCCTCGAGCGTCTAACGGATGAACTCGGCTCACAGGCTGCCGTCCTCGGCTTTTCCGGCGGCCCGTTCACGCTTGGTGCGTACGTCTGTGAAGGGACGCCGTCGCGGTCGTTCATGGCGATTCGGCGACTCCGTGCAGAACACCCCGAGGCGTTCGAACGGCTCCTGCAGGCGTTTACCGACATCATCGTCGAGTACGTCACCTATCAAGTCGAGTCGGGCGCAGATGCAATCCAACTATTCGACACCTACGCTGGCCTTCTCTCACCCGCAGACTACCGCGAGTTCTTGCTCCCGCTCCATCAAGAGATCCTCGAGGCTGTCGACGTCCCCACGATCATCTTCGCGCGCAACATGAGCGGCAACCTCGAGTTGCTCGCCGAAAGCGGGGCCGACGTGGTCGGCCTCGACTGGACGGTCGATATCACGCAGGACCACGACGCACTCGAGGACGTCGCGATTCAGGGCAACCTTGATCCCGCGCTGTTGTACGGCGATCCGGCAGACGTTCGCGAACGCACGCTCGAGGTGATCGATGCTGCGGGGAGGGACGGACACATTCTCAATCTGGGCCACGGCGTCGACCGGAAGACGCCGGTCGAAAACGTCGAGGCGTTCTTCGAGACGGCAACACAGTACGACGCGGACGGCGAAAATAGCTTGTAA
- a CDS encoding HalOD1 output domain-containing protein — translation MEFSNTAVDTVEIVPSMKSVEFVVDDGVYRAEYDSSRDKLSIAIIAAIAAADQRNPHELTPLHYVIDTEALDKLFAPTVSEGQRNGSLSFLYEGFEVTVSSEGVIEAKPTENT, via the coding sequence ATGGAATTCTCTAATACGGCAGTAGATACCGTCGAAATCGTTCCGTCGATGAAATCCGTTGAGTTCGTCGTTGATGATGGTGTCTACCGAGCGGAGTACGACAGTAGTCGTGATAAGCTGAGTATCGCAATTATCGCGGCGATAGCGGCTGCTGACCAACGAAATCCCCACGAATTAACACCGCTTCACTATGTGATTGATACCGAAGCGCTCGATAAATTATTCGCTCCAACAGTCTCCGAAGGGCAGAGAAATGGGTCCCTCTCATTTTTGTACGAAGGATTTGAAGTGACCGTATCCAGCGAGGGAGTTATTGAGGCCAAACCCACGGAGAACACGTAG
- a CDS encoding helix-turn-helix domain-containing protein, which produces MAIEASFTIDQPEFPLNAIFKALPDARIELDRVVPTKDAVVPYFWIYSENISEFSADMSGDEGVDNFKVVDELENQMLVRIDWNLDHESVLTAIVNTDVTLLSGLGDAENWTFEVRSSDQKNVSAFQTYCHGNDVPIKLSQLHALSPLELDREYDLTDGQRKALVLAYSRGYFDSPRDATQDDLADELDISRQAVSSRLQRGLRRLVASTLITSQE; this is translated from the coding sequence ATGGCCATCGAAGCCTCATTCACTATCGATCAACCCGAATTTCCATTGAACGCCATTTTCAAGGCGTTACCAGACGCCAGAATCGAACTGGACCGGGTTGTCCCGACCAAGGATGCCGTCGTTCCCTATTTTTGGATTTATTCGGAGAACATCAGCGAATTCTCGGCTGATATGAGTGGCGACGAAGGGGTCGATAATTTCAAAGTGGTTGACGAACTGGAGAATCAGATGCTTGTCCGGATCGACTGGAACCTCGATCACGAAAGCGTTCTCACCGCAATCGTCAACACCGACGTCACCCTTCTTTCTGGATTGGGTGATGCGGAGAACTGGACGTTCGAAGTCAGAAGCAGCGATCAGAAGAACGTCTCTGCGTTCCAGACGTACTGCCACGGGAACGATGTTCCCATCAAACTCTCTCAATTGCATGCGCTTTCGCCACTCGAGTTGGATCGGGAGTACGACCTAACCGACGGACAGCGGAAAGCGTTGGTATTGGCGTATTCTCGCGGCTACTTTGACTCGCCACGTGACGCCACACAAGATGATCTCGCCGACGAACTCGATATCAGCCGACAGGCTGTTTCGTCACGGTTACAACGTGGGCTTCGACGGCTTGTAGCAAGTACATTGATAACGTCTCAAGAGTGA
- a CDS encoding RNA-guided endonuclease InsQ/TnpB family protein: MADDYLRRTAITRPILTTDQQDLLEATITEWKTACNISSRIGWENGETRKTYLQDLAYDTVLEETHLGSQHAILATHQAAAALDGVEAIEDLDEHYKTSRPEFTSNTVKYDTRTMTLFDDGSVSLSTVDGRIRCDLNLPDEEDGYQHEYLNDDEWEVTESTLSKRDGEYYLHLGFRKPKPEKQVERQDDDEDRTVLGVDLGIVNIATTSTAYFASGRELRHQHREFERIRGNLQQTGTQSAHRTIQQMSGRESRYLRDQLHQVANQILEEARTHDCEYIAFENLKHIRERAPPVKEFHQWAHRQLVDLVEYKAEAHGISVEFVDPKNTSRRCPECGHTSEGNRVRQAEFECESCGATQNADYVGAKNVGWRYVRRGLQSSRRTGDSQLALKSGMVTPNRGFVPSD; the protein is encoded by the coding sequence GTGGCAGACGACTACCTGAGACGTACCGCAATCACCCGCCCCATCCTCACCACCGATCAACAGGACTTGCTCGAAGCCACCATCACTGAGTGGAAAACTGCCTGTAACATCAGTAGCCGCATCGGATGGGAAAACGGTGAGACGCGGAAAACCTACCTCCAAGACCTCGCCTACGACACGGTGTTGGAGGAAACACATCTCGGGAGTCAACACGCGATTCTCGCCACCCATCAGGCCGCAGCCGCCCTCGATGGTGTCGAAGCAATCGAAGACCTCGATGAACACTACAAAACGTCCCGACCAGAGTTCACCAGTAATACGGTGAAATACGACACCCGGACGATGACGCTGTTCGATGATGGGTCTGTGTCGCTTTCCACTGTCGATGGCCGGATTCGGTGTGACTTGAACCTTCCCGACGAAGAAGACGGGTATCAACACGAATACCTCAACGATGACGAGTGGGAAGTAACAGAGTCTACGCTGTCAAAGCGTGATGGTGAATACTACCTCCACCTCGGGTTTCGCAAGCCGAAGCCCGAGAAGCAGGTCGAAAGACAGGATGACGACGAGGACAGGACAGTTCTCGGCGTTGACCTCGGCATCGTAAACATCGCCACCACCAGCACAGCGTACTTCGCATCCGGCAGAGAGCTTCGACACCAGCATCGAGAGTTCGAGCGGATTCGCGGAAACCTTCAGCAGACCGGGACACAATCCGCCCATCGGACGATTCAGCAGATGAGTGGGCGCGAGTCACGGTATCTCCGTGACCAACTCCATCAAGTCGCTAACCAGATTCTCGAAGAAGCACGCACACACGACTGCGAATACATCGCGTTCGAGAATCTAAAGCACATCCGAGAGCGTGCGCCGCCCGTGAAAGAGTTCCACCAGTGGGCACACCGGCAACTCGTTGACCTTGTAGAGTACAAAGCTGAAGCCCACGGGATTAGTGTCGAGTTTGTAGACCCGAAGAACACGAGTCGGCGGTGTCCCGAGTGTGGGCATACGAGCGAAGGGAATAGGGTGCGACAGGCGGAGTTTGAGTGTGAGTCGTGTGGTGCAACTCAAAATGCAGATTACGTCGGTGCGAAGAATGTTGGGTGGCGGTATGTCCGTCGGGGCCTACAGTCGTCTCGGCGGACGGGCGACAGTCAACTCGCCCTGAAGTCAGGAATGGTGACACCGAACCGGGGATTTGTCCCGTCTGACTAA
- a CDS encoding Lrp/AsnC family transcriptional regulator, translating into MVASVGFNPGHGGPGNPPWFSFELDEVDRAILHELQADARTTTAEEMGEEAGVSASTIRNRIERLEDVGVIEGYHPHIDYEAANYQLHLFIICRVSPDERAKLAEEALKIVGTVTVREMLTGPSNLHIEAIAEDSAAVDTVTGKITDLGLEIMSTEIVKEEHVQPFNHFGPAPSTDEDEA; encoded by the coding sequence GTGGTAGCGAGTGTCGGCTTCAACCCCGGGCACGGTGGCCCGGGGAATCCGCCTTGGTTTTCTTTTGAACTCGATGAGGTTGATCGCGCCATCCTCCACGAACTTCAAGCGGACGCACGCACGACCACTGCCGAAGAGATGGGCGAGGAAGCAGGCGTCTCCGCTAGCACCATCCGCAACCGAATCGAGCGGTTGGAAGATGTGGGTGTGATCGAAGGATACCACCCGCACATTGATTACGAGGCGGCAAATTACCAACTTCACCTTTTTATCATTTGTCGAGTGTCGCCTGACGAGCGTGCGAAACTCGCCGAAGAAGCGTTGAAAATCGTCGGCACCGTCACTGTCCGCGAGATGTTGACTGGACCGAGCAATCTTCACATCGAGGCTATCGCCGAAGATTCTGCTGCAGTAGATACCGTAACCGGGAAAATAACGGATCTTGGCCTCGAAATCATGAGTACGGAGATTGTGAAGGAAGAACACGTTCAACCGTTCAATCATTTCGGTCCGGCTCCCAGCACCGACGAGGACGAAGCGTAG
- a CDS encoding DUF7344 domain-containing protein — MTTNSPTEQGESGLRPASLSHDTIFTLLSHRHRRTVLNLLLAQYRALTLRDLRNEIVERKHGTEITELDDEQVKQTMVLLHHVHIPKLAETDIVTYDQDRMIVEPTEKLEQMEPFLS, encoded by the coding sequence GTGACTACGAATTCCCCAACTGAGCAAGGCGAGTCGGGCCTCCGACCAGCCAGTCTGTCCCACGATACGATCTTTACTCTACTTTCTCACCGCCACCGTCGTACAGTCCTCAATTTGCTTCTCGCTCAGTATCGGGCATTGACTCTCCGGGATCTCCGCAACGAGATCGTCGAACGGAAACACGGCACCGAGATAACGGAACTTGACGACGAGCAAGTCAAACAAACAATGGTGTTGCTCCATCACGTCCACATCCCGAAACTGGCCGAGACAGACATCGTCACCTACGATCAAGACCGGATGATTGTAGAACCGACAGAAAAGCTTGAGCAGATGGAGCCCTTCCTTTCTTGA
- a CDS encoding glycosyltransferase produces MASVILPTNRWTDAAESVIKDLRDSDELLIVCDSSTAPVADEAPNQATVVIAGEPTGCSGKAHALATGMEHATDDIIVWTDDDVHREAGWIETLTSKVQTHDAATEVPVYTGSGLWQLFEPALIIAGTSGTASGRYVWGGGVAFDRTKLDETAFLRDLRRTVGDDSLLSEYVDDIWAETDHCRHLEVDGSPEAVYHRLVRFGKTSWRFEPLQTSILLGMSLAFSAGALMFPIVGVIVATVLGGLAYWKLGITRASVLLSYPSLLLVPVFLILALVAPSFEWGGRTYKWSGKFDVQVVS; encoded by the coding sequence ATGGCGAGTGTTATTTTACCAACTAATAGATGGACGGATGCTGCTGAGTCCGTGATCAAAGATCTCCGAGATTCAGACGAGTTGCTCATCGTTTGTGATTCGTCTACGGCCCCAGTTGCTGATGAGGCCCCGAATCAGGCAACTGTCGTTATAGCTGGTGAGCCAACTGGCTGTTCAGGAAAGGCGCACGCGCTTGCAACAGGAATGGAACACGCAACTGATGATATTATCGTCTGGACGGATGATGACGTGCATCGTGAAGCGGGATGGATTGAAACGCTCACGTCGAAAGTGCAGACTCACGATGCCGCGACAGAAGTGCCCGTGTATACTGGGTCTGGGCTCTGGCAACTGTTTGAACCAGCACTGATTATCGCGGGAACGTCCGGGACCGCATCTGGACGGTACGTGTGGGGCGGTGGCGTCGCATTTGATCGGACGAAGCTGGATGAAACAGCGTTTCTTCGGGACCTTCGTCGAACGGTCGGCGATGACTCGCTGCTGAGTGAGTACGTAGACGACATCTGGGCAGAGACGGATCACTGTCGACACCTCGAGGTAGATGGATCTCCCGAGGCCGTCTATCACCGACTCGTTCGATTTGGCAAAACATCCTGGCGCTTTGAGCCACTCCAAACCTCCATCCTTCTGGGGATGTCACTCGCCTTCTCCGCAGGTGCGCTCATGTTCCCGATTGTCGGCGTGATCGTAGCAACGGTACTTGGAGGGCTTGCATATTGGAAGCTGGGCATTACCCGGGCATCGGTCCTTCTGTCGTACCCATCCCTGCTTCTCGTCCCCGTTTTTCTCATACTGGCACTCGTTGCGCCGTCGTTCGAGTGGGGTGGCCGAACATACAAGTGGTCCGGAAAGTTTGACGTGCAGGTCGTCTCGTAA
- the hemH gene encoding ferrochelatase — METETGSATGIVLLNFGEPATPDREVVLEYLTRIFYDNASLEEADSDDEAWERSRELAKRRLPSLMEEYEAIGGSPLQAQADAQSEALEAELTDRGHDVTVYRAMQFMEPLIPDLASELAADGIESVLAVPIYPLCGPSTTVSSINSLEGALEEIDGYDPTVASLTGWHRAPAYNRIRADAITEFANAEGIDLTDPDTAFVFSAHGTPTRYLEEGSRYDQYVEEHAEALAGIIGLEEYEIGYQNHSNRDIDWTEPETEDVVEELGRNDEADRVVVEPMSFMHEQSETLVELDIDLREDAEDVGLELHRVPVPHDDSRFPELLSDLLEPFVSGFEPSYYNLRQCQCRDEPGSYCLNAGLPPQ; from the coding sequence ATGGAGACAGAAACTGGGTCAGCAACAGGCATCGTCCTGTTGAATTTCGGCGAACCGGCAACGCCCGACCGCGAGGTCGTCCTCGAGTACCTCACGCGAATTTTCTACGACAACGCCTCGCTCGAGGAGGCCGACTCCGACGATGAGGCGTGGGAGCGCTCTCGCGAACTGGCGAAGCGACGACTACCCAGTCTGATGGAGGAGTACGAAGCTATCGGCGGCTCGCCGCTGCAAGCACAGGCCGACGCTCAGTCCGAGGCACTCGAGGCCGAACTGACGGATCGCGGCCACGACGTGACGGTCTACCGCGCGATGCAGTTCATGGAGCCACTGATTCCCGATCTCGCGAGCGAACTCGCTGCGGACGGCATCGAGTCCGTCCTTGCGGTTCCGATCTACCCGCTCTGTGGCCCCTCGACGACCGTCTCCTCGATCAACTCGCTCGAGGGCGCACTCGAGGAGATCGACGGCTACGACCCGACGGTCGCATCACTGACTGGCTGGCATCGAGCGCCGGCATACAACCGGATCAGAGCCGACGCGATCACGGAGTTTGCCAATGCAGAAGGCATTGATCTGACCGACCCCGACACGGCGTTCGTCTTTTCGGCACACGGCACCCCGACACGATATCTCGAGGAGGGCAGCCGGTACGATCAGTACGTCGAGGAACACGCCGAGGCACTGGCCGGGATCATCGGCCTCGAGGAGTACGAAATCGGGTATCAGAACCACTCGAATCGGGATATCGACTGGACCGAACCCGAAACTGAAGACGTTGTCGAGGAACTCGGCCGAAACGACGAGGCTGACCGCGTCGTCGTCGAGCCGATGAGTTTCATGCACGAACAGTCAGAGACGCTCGTCGAACTCGATATCGACCTGCGCGAGGACGCCGAAGACGTTGGGCTCGAGCTGCATCGGGTGCCGGTTCCACACGACGACTCGAGGTTCCCTGAGTTGCTCTCGGATCTGCTCGAGCCATTCGTCTCCGGATTCGAGCCGTCGTACTACAACCTCCGGCAGTGTCAATGTCGCGACGAGCCGGGATCGTACTGTCTGAACGCTGGCCTTCCGCCGCAGTAG
- the hemG gene encoding protoporphyrinogen oxidase codes for MTVGVVGAGMSGLALVHALRKQGKDVRAYEARADPGGIMRSRQIDGHVVELGPQRLRLTPSLETLIDDLELYPQLRLGADDQPLYIFYDGELRVVPLSARELLTTDLLSVGGKLRLLKEPLTESSRPGETVDEFLVRKFGPQAARRFFGPLYSGLYGTETTDMLMEYSLGRAIENAGIDGSIVVAVLRKLLSGRETPPICTFDDGLGVLSNALYERHADVISLETPVTAINPVDEGYELVTDDGTDVVDDVVVTTPAGTSADLLESVDADLSETLRRFNYNPIAVVFLESPFDRDGIGTLVPSTEPSQISGLTWNASFLDRDEVFTCYIDPGRCPNMTERSDSDLESVAASEFERITGAPAEPLGIHRWDPGMPAYDRSWTAMDDIDLPNGIHLCSNYVGRPGIPGRVRNANRLADELATAE; via the coding sequence ATGACTGTCGGCGTCGTCGGTGCCGGTATGTCCGGGCTGGCGCTCGTTCATGCCCTTCGCAAACAGGGCAAAGACGTCCGCGCGTACGAAGCACGCGCAGATCCTGGCGGTATCATGCGAAGCCGTCAAATCGACGGACACGTCGTCGAACTCGGTCCACAGCGCCTCCGGCTCACGCCGAGTCTCGAGACGCTGATCGACGACCTCGAGTTGTACCCACAGCTTCGACTCGGTGCGGACGATCAGCCGCTGTACATCTTCTACGACGGCGAACTTCGCGTCGTGCCGCTGTCCGCTCGAGAACTCCTCACGACGGATCTGTTGAGCGTCGGTGGCAAACTGCGACTGCTCAAAGAGCCACTGACAGAGAGTTCACGGCCGGGCGAAACCGTCGATGAGTTCCTCGTCCGAAAGTTCGGCCCGCAGGCTGCCCGCCGCTTCTTCGGCCCGCTGTACAGTGGTCTGTACGGGACGGAGACGACCGATATGCTCATGGAGTACTCGCTCGGGCGCGCCATCGAGAACGCCGGCATCGACGGCAGTATCGTCGTCGCCGTCTTGCGAAAGCTGCTGTCGGGCCGGGAGACGCCGCCGATCTGTACGTTCGACGACGGTCTTGGCGTCCTCTCGAACGCCCTCTACGAGCGCCACGCCGACGTAATCTCACTCGAGACGCCGGTCACGGCGATCAATCCCGTCGATGAAGGCTACGAACTCGTCACCGACGACGGGACCGATGTCGTCGACGATGTCGTCGTGACGACGCCAGCCGGAACGAGCGCTGACCTGCTCGAGTCGGTCGATGCGGACCTTTCCGAGACGTTGCGCCGGTTCAATTACAACCCGATTGCCGTCGTCTTCCTCGAGTCGCCGTTCGACAGGGACGGCATCGGGACGCTCGTGCCCTCGACGGAGCCGAGCCAGATCAGCGGTCTCACCTGGAACGCGAGCTTTCTCGACCGCGATGAGGTGTTTACCTGCTACATCGACCCCGGCCGATGTCCGAACATGACCGAGCGCAGCGATAGTGACCTCGAGTCTGTCGCCGCGTCGGAGTTCGAGCGAATCACTGGCGCGCCCGCAGAGCCACTCGGAATCCACCGCTGGGACCCCGGCATGCCGGCCTACGACCGCTCGTGGACGGCGATGGACGATATTGACCTTCCCAACGGAATCCACCTTTGTTCGAACTACGTTGGCCGCCCAGGAATTCCCGGACGTGTCCGAAACGCGAACCGACTCGCAGACGAACTGGCCACGGCCGAATAA